One segment of Allorhodopirellula heiligendammensis DNA contains the following:
- a CDS encoding F0F1 ATP synthase subunit epsilon, with product MTIRCVVVTPERTELDREADFVALPMYDGELGVQTGRAPMIGRLGYGVLRLQTSEGAKRFFVDGGFAQVEANVVSILTARAIPVDSLSVDEANKALSDALELPSDTPALAKIKDTAVHRARGQLRASR from the coding sequence ATGACTATTCGATGTGTCGTGGTCACGCCCGAACGAACGGAACTGGACCGAGAAGCAGATTTTGTCGCGTTGCCGATGTATGACGGTGAACTCGGCGTGCAAACGGGCCGTGCTCCGATGATCGGGCGGCTGGGATACGGTGTGCTGCGATTGCAAACCAGTGAGGGGGCGAAGCGTTTCTTCGTCGACGGCGGGTTTGCGCAAGTTGAGGCCAATGTTGTTAGTATTCTGACCGCACGTGCGATCCCAGTGGATTCGCTCAGTGTGGATGAAGCTAATAAAGCCCTTAGCGACGCGTTGGAATTGCCAAGCGACACGCCTGCATTGGCAAAGATCAAGGACACGGCCGTGCACCGCGCCCGTGGCCAGCTGCGAGCATCACGGTAA
- the atpD gene encoding F0F1 ATP synthase subunit beta produces MSTATENQAVGRVSQIIGSTFDAEFPEGQLPKIYNALTIRSEHKGVKIDLVGEVQQHLGGSRVRAIALGSTEGMMRGMDVVDTGKPVTVPVGQKTLGRVFNVLGQPIDKRGPVEADDHWPIHRQAPPLNELSTNTELFETGIKVVDLLTPFVRGGKAGLFGGAGLGKTVILTELIARIASSHGGYSVFAGVGERTREGTDLWLEMQDTEIGSTGRKVIEQTCMVFGQMNEPPGSRLRVALSALTMAEYFRDTTGADTLLFVDNIFRFSQAGSEVSALLGRMPSAVGYQPTLATEMGALQERITSTKKGAITSVQAVYVPADDPTDPAPATAFGQLDAFIYLERSISEKGIYPAIDPLASNSRILDPQYVGDRHYTIARRVQTILQRYRELQDIIAILGVDELSEEDKTIVHRARRIERFLSQPFLVAEVFIGKPGEITSLADTIRSFEEICDGKWDHLPEQAFMYVGAIEQAEAQAKKMESK; encoded by the coding sequence ATGTCCACTGCAACTGAAAACCAAGCCGTCGGTCGTGTCTCTCAGATCATCGGATCGACGTTCGATGCTGAATTCCCTGAAGGGCAGCTTCCGAAAATATACAACGCCTTGACGATCCGCAGCGAACATAAAGGCGTCAAGATTGATCTCGTTGGCGAAGTCCAGCAGCACCTCGGTGGCAGTCGCGTCCGAGCGATCGCACTGGGTAGCACCGAAGGCATGATGCGGGGCATGGACGTTGTCGATACCGGCAAGCCAGTGACAGTGCCTGTCGGCCAAAAGACACTCGGCCGCGTGTTCAACGTCCTCGGTCAACCGATTGACAAACGGGGCCCCGTTGAGGCTGACGATCACTGGCCCATTCACCGTCAGGCACCACCGCTCAACGAACTCTCTACGAACACCGAGTTGTTTGAAACCGGAATTAAGGTCGTCGACCTGTTAACCCCGTTCGTTCGCGGTGGGAAAGCCGGGTTGTTCGGTGGTGCGGGACTGGGCAAGACCGTTATTTTAACAGAGTTGATTGCTCGAATTGCGAGTAGTCACGGTGGTTACTCCGTGTTTGCAGGCGTAGGCGAGCGGACTCGTGAAGGAACCGACCTGTGGCTTGAAATGCAAGACACGGAAATCGGTTCGACCGGTCGCAAGGTCATCGAGCAGACCTGCATGGTGTTCGGGCAAATGAACGAGCCGCCCGGCTCGCGGCTTCGTGTCGCCCTGTCAGCGCTGACGATGGCTGAGTATTTCCGCGACACCACCGGTGCCGACACACTGTTGTTTGTCGACAACATTTTCCGATTCTCGCAAGCTGGTTCGGAAGTATCTGCACTGCTCGGTCGGATGCCGTCGGCAGTGGGTTATCAGCCTACGTTGGCGACAGAAATGGGAGCTCTTCAAGAGCGGATCACGTCGACCAAGAAAGGCGCTATCACATCGGTACAAGCGGTTTATGTGCCCGCTGACGATCCGACCGACCCCGCACCAGCGACGGCGTTCGGCCAGCTCGATGCATTTATTTATCTTGAGCGTTCAATCTCCGAGAAGGGCATCTATCCAGCGATCGACCCATTGGCGTCGAACTCACGGATCCTCGATCCGCAGTACGTCGGCGACCGTCACTATACAATCGCTCGCCGCGTGCAAACGATCCTGCAACGCTATCGTGAACTGCAGGACATCATTGCAATTCTAGGCGTTGATGAACTCAGCGAAGAGGACAAGACAATCGTGCACCGGGCTCGCCGGATTGAGCGATTCCTGTCCCAACCGTTCTTGGTCGCCGAAGTCTTCATCGGCAAGCCAGGTGAAATCACGTCGCTGGCTGATACCATTCGGAGCTTCGAGGAGATTTGCGACGGCAAGTGGGATCACCTTCCCGAACAAGCCTTCATGTATGTGGGCGCGATTGAACAAGCCGAAGCGCAAGCCAAGAAGATGGAGTCGAAATAA
- the atpG gene encoding ATP synthase F1 subunit gamma: MANARALDKRRKSIRNIRKITRTMELIATARYKKAMDRAAAATAYTDQITKIVKRLADAGTDVQHPLLEQRDQINSSRVLVLASNRGLCGGYNASVLRTAMPHIRSLNDEIGNVTVDASGKRGVNGLKFRGVDTDKRFLQFEDQPAYNEVEKIAEDYLAQYITGKIDRLDVIYTKFISTSKQVAMIETLLPLGSIANDTSADESNAGLSAGTNSQYEFLPSAESILEEVVPTSFKVKLFKCFLDAAVSEQVARMIAMKGATESAGDMIKQLSMTYNRARQSQITGEIMEIIGGVEALEG; the protein is encoded by the coding sequence ATGGCCAACGCACGTGCTCTCGACAAGCGACGTAAATCAATCCGCAATATCCGCAAGATCACGCGGACAATGGAATTGATTGCTACGGCTCGCTACAAGAAAGCGATGGATCGGGCAGCGGCTGCGACCGCTTATACCGATCAAATCACGAAAATTGTCAAGCGTCTTGCCGATGCAGGGACTGACGTACAGCATCCGCTGCTGGAACAACGCGATCAAATCAACTCCTCGCGTGTTTTGGTGCTGGCTAGTAATCGAGGACTGTGTGGCGGCTACAACGCGTCCGTGTTGCGGACCGCCATGCCCCATATTCGGTCTCTCAACGACGAAATCGGTAATGTCACCGTCGACGCATCGGGCAAGCGAGGCGTCAACGGACTCAAATTCCGCGGTGTTGATACCGACAAGCGGTTTTTGCAGTTCGAAGATCAGCCAGCCTATAACGAAGTCGAGAAGATCGCAGAAGATTACTTGGCACAATACATCACGGGCAAAATTGATCGCCTCGACGTGATCTACACGAAATTCATAAGCACTTCAAAACAGGTCGCGATGATCGAAACCTTGCTCCCGCTCGGTTCGATCGCGAATGACACGTCCGCTGATGAGTCAAATGCAGGACTGTCCGCTGGCACGAATTCTCAATACGAGTTTCTGCCGTCGGCCGAGAGCATTCTCGAGGAAGTCGTGCCAACGAGTTTCAAGGTCAAACTATTTAAGTGCTTCCTCGATGCCGCCGTGTCCGAGCAAGTTGCTCGGATGATCGCGATGAAGGGAGCGACCGAAAGTGCGGGTGACATGATTAAGCAACTCTCGATGACCTACAACCGTGCTCGCCAGAGCCAGATTACGGGCGAGATCATGGAAATCATCGGCGGAGTCGAAGCATTGGAAGGCTAA
- the atpA gene encoding F0F1 ATP synthase subunit alpha — protein sequence MKFNSDEIASVLQAEIEQFDSKIDVREVGTVLEVGDGIARVYGLSGVMAGEMVEFPNGSIGLAFNLEENSVGVIILGDYLTIEEGDEVKALGTLLSVPAGDAVVGRVLDPLGNPLDGKGPVQSDVTRPVEIIATGVAERKPVTEPLQTGIKAIDSMTPIGRGQRELIIGDRKTGKTAIAIDAILNQKGQGVKCFYVAIGQKDSAVASVVDVLERYGAMEYTTVIAAGASAPAPLQYIAPYAGTAMAEHFMFNGGHALVVYDDLSKQATAYRQMSLLMRRPPGREAYPGDVFYCHSRLLERSSKLSDELGGGSITSLPIIETLEGEVSAYIPTNVISITDGQIYVQPDLFFSGVRPAMNPGISVSRVGGAAQTKAMKKVSGGLRLQLAAFRALEAFAQLGTDLDPATQKELDRGYRMVELLKQPQYQPLSVAEQVISIYAGTNGLLDDVPVKEVQRFERELLDFVHSKHESLISDLTNKPELTDDAVERIVTAVKEFKSMYQGGER from the coding sequence GTGAAATTCAACAGCGACGAAATCGCATCGGTCTTGCAAGCCGAGATCGAACAGTTTGACAGCAAGATCGATGTCCGCGAAGTCGGTACGGTTTTGGAAGTCGGTGACGGGATCGCCCGCGTCTACGGTCTGTCCGGCGTCATGGCGGGTGAGATGGTCGAATTTCCAAACGGATCGATCGGCCTCGCCTTCAACCTTGAAGAAAATAGCGTCGGGGTCATTATCCTGGGCGACTACCTCACCATCGAAGAAGGCGACGAGGTCAAAGCACTTGGCACCCTGCTTTCGGTTCCTGCGGGTGACGCCGTCGTCGGTCGCGTGCTCGACCCGCTCGGCAACCCGCTCGATGGAAAAGGGCCTGTGCAGTCAGATGTTACCCGTCCAGTGGAAATCATCGCGACTGGGGTTGCGGAACGCAAACCGGTTACCGAGCCACTGCAAACCGGTATCAAGGCGATCGATTCCATGACGCCGATTGGCCGTGGGCAACGAGAGTTGATCATCGGTGACCGCAAGACCGGCAAGACCGCCATCGCCATCGACGCCATTCTGAACCAAAAGGGCCAAGGCGTTAAATGCTTCTACGTCGCGATTGGGCAAAAGGATTCTGCCGTTGCTAGCGTTGTTGATGTGCTTGAGCGATACGGCGCGATGGAATACACCACGGTAATCGCCGCAGGTGCATCGGCGCCAGCACCGTTGCAGTACATCGCTCCCTATGCTGGGACTGCGATGGCTGAACACTTCATGTTCAACGGTGGCCACGCTCTGGTCGTCTATGACGATTTGTCTAAGCAAGCAACCGCTTATCGCCAGATGAGTTTGCTGATGCGTCGACCCCCGGGTCGCGAAGCATACCCTGGTGACGTGTTCTACTGTCACAGTCGGTTGCTCGAACGTTCTTCGAAACTGTCGGACGAACTCGGTGGTGGCTCGATCACGAGTTTGCCAATCATCGAGACACTCGAAGGTGAAGTCTCCGCATACATTCCCACGAACGTGATCTCGATCACCGATGGGCAGATCTACGTGCAACCCGACTTGTTCTTCTCGGGCGTTCGCCCGGCAATGAACCCCGGGATTAGCGTCTCTCGCGTCGGCGGAGCAGCTCAGACAAAAGCGATGAAAAAGGTTTCCGGTGGTTTGCGATTGCAACTCGCGGCGTTCCGTGCACTCGAAGCGTTTGCCCAGTTGGGAACGGACCTGGATCCCGCGACGCAAAAGGAACTCGATCGAGGCTACCGCATGGTCGAGTTGCTCAAGCAGCCCCAATATCAACCACTTTCGGTGGCCGAGCAAGTCATCAGCATTTATGCCGGAACGAACGGACTGCTCGACGATGTGCCAGTCAAAGAAGTCCAGCGGTTCGAGCGAGAATTGCTTGACTTTGTTCATAGCAAGCACGAGTCACTGATCAGCGACCTGACTAACAAGCCGGAACTGACAGATGACGCAGTCGAGCGGATTGTCACGGCAGTGAAAGAATTCAAATCGATGTACCAAGGCGGCGAAAGGTAA
- the atpH gene encoding ATP synthase F1 subunit delta produces MSESVSQSTTHDVGAEQLGKTYARALLSATQAEGSTEQVIAELNALCDEGLAHSEKLRAAFASPRIDASEKCRVLDRMLSDAHPTLLKFLKVMAGRHRLAYVGAARDALVKLYDEATGRLLAEVRTAVPMTADLRESVNHQLNQYFSKTVRLNEVVDPGIIGGLVIRVGDTVFDSSVASRLDKIGDAAAAGFARQLIEQSSRFMDS; encoded by the coding sequence GTGTCCGAATCTGTTTCTCAATCCACTACGCACGATGTCGGTGCCGAACAACTCGGTAAGACTTATGCCCGGGCGTTATTGAGTGCGACACAGGCCGAGGGTTCCACCGAACAGGTGATCGCTGAGCTCAATGCGTTATGTGACGAGGGGCTCGCACACAGTGAGAAATTGCGTGCCGCGTTCGCATCCCCCCGCATTGATGCAAGTGAGAAGTGCCGCGTTCTCGATCGCATGCTGTCCGACGCTCATCCAACCCTGCTGAAATTCCTCAAGGTGATGGCAGGTCGGCATCGATTGGCCTATGTGGGAGCCGCTCGCGATGCCCTTGTCAAGCTGTACGATGAGGCTACCGGCAGGTTGCTTGCAGAGGTTCGCACGGCGGTGCCGATGACCGCGGATCTTCGCGAAAGCGTCAATCACCAGCTCAATCAGTATTTCAGCAAAACAGTTCGCTTGAACGAGGTTGTCGATCCCGGGATCATTGGCGGGCTCGTCATCAGAGTAGGTGACACCGTCTTCGACTCATCGGTAGCCAGCCGACTGGACAAGATCGGTGATGCTGCCGCCGCAGGGTTCGCTCGTCAGCTGATCGAACAGTCAAGTAGATTCATGGATAGCTGA
- a CDS encoding F0F1 ATP synthase subunit B family protein: MKRFLALCLMTCLSLPALSGPALLTVGLAGVAMVATPSLAHAEVVAEDSDGAEHLAADGELHEGDDAHGERAKTPILSFDFGSAFWNLVVFVCVLAVLSIFVWPSVLGGLQSREDKIREDLELAEKANAEAQAILAGYQAKLDEAAKQTHAMLAEARRDAEASGQRIVEQAKAEAATQRERAVADIENAKKVAMADIATRTSDMAMQVARGVVGRELTPNDHADLIAQAMQRLPSNN, from the coding sequence ATGAAACGCTTTCTCGCCCTTTGTCTGATGACCTGTTTGAGCCTCCCGGCGTTGTCGGGTCCGGCACTGTTGACAGTCGGTCTCGCGGGTGTCGCGATGGTTGCAACACCTTCGTTGGCCCATGCTGAAGTCGTGGCCGAGGATAGCGATGGAGCGGAGCACCTCGCTGCTGACGGCGAGCTTCACGAGGGCGACGATGCCCACGGTGAGCGAGCGAAAACCCCCATCCTGTCATTCGATTTCGGATCGGCATTCTGGAACTTGGTGGTGTTCGTCTGTGTTCTTGCCGTCCTGTCGATCTTTGTGTGGCCCAGCGTCTTGGGCGGTTTGCAGTCTCGCGAAGACAAGATCCGCGAGGATCTAGAATTAGCTGAGAAAGCAAACGCGGAGGCCCAGGCAATCTTGGCAGGATATCAGGCGAAGCTTGATGAGGCAGCTAAGCAGACTCACGCGATGCTCGCTGAGGCACGGCGTGACGCCGAAGCCAGTGGGCAGCGAATTGTTGAGCAGGCAAAGGCGGAGGCTGCTACCCAACGTGAGCGGGCAGTCGCTGACATCGAAAATGCCAAGAAGGTTGCGATGGCGGATATCGCCACGCGAACTTCTGACATGGCAATGCAGGTGGCTCGTGGAGTGGTCGGTCGCGAGTTGACCCCAAACGATCACGCTGATCTGATCGCTCAGGCAATGCAACGATTGCCCAGTAACAATTAA
- the atpE gene encoding ATP synthase F0 subunit C: MLEMAMILAQSVANDFGRMGLGIGIGLIIVGAGIGIGRIGGSAVDAMSRQPEAGGRIQTAMIIAAALIEGVTVIALVFILLCRS, encoded by the coding sequence ATGTTGGAAATGGCAATGATTTTGGCCCAGTCTGTCGCAAATGACTTTGGACGCATGGGTCTCGGTATTGGTATCGGTTTGATCATCGTTGGTGCCGGTATCGGCATCGGTCGCATCGGTGGCAGCGCGGTTGACGCAATGTCTCGTCAGCCTGAAGCGGGCGGCCGCATCCAAACAGCGATGATTATCGCGGCTGCACTGATCGAAGGTGTGACCGTGATTGCACTCGTGTTTATTCTGCTCTGCCGATCCTAG
- a CDS encoding DinB family protein, whose translation MKGFPLAYNTRFENLRGMLRRPPEPADPPSAAVTVYWRWRQPWVSGYKLPVESVIVSDSAIRRLVASLVPNYRAQLMTSSPPDDPDSSSPTSRENAVLLPSAEEAALMLRAAIGQIEFARQYTLQLLDATPRERWYEIPPGSVTNIAWQVGHLAVSEYGLMMFRIRGRRPDDLDLIPGRFRKTFGRGSTPPQSPSGHPSPTELLGKLNEVHQNAMNEVATLAPEVLLDDVEMPYAVYPCKLGAILFCPMHETLHAGQIGVTRRGLGLEPIR comes from the coding sequence ATGAAAGGGTTCCCACTGGCCTACAATACTCGCTTCGAAAATTTGCGTGGCATGCTGCGTCGCCCGCCCGAACCGGCGGATCCGCCGAGCGCTGCGGTGACAGTGTACTGGCGGTGGCGTCAACCATGGGTGTCGGGTTACAAACTGCCAGTTGAGAGCGTAATCGTTTCAGATTCCGCGATCCGTCGCCTCGTCGCTTCCCTAGTCCCCAATTACCGAGCCCAGCTCATGACCAGCAGTCCTCCTGACGATCCAGATTCCTCTAGTCCGACATCGAGGGAAAACGCAGTTCTGCTGCCCAGTGCCGAGGAAGCCGCCTTGATGCTGCGGGCTGCGATTGGGCAAATTGAATTTGCTCGACAGTACACGCTGCAACTGCTCGACGCGACTCCTCGTGAACGTTGGTACGAAATCCCACCGGGCAGTGTGACGAATATCGCCTGGCAGGTTGGTCACCTCGCCGTTAGTGAATACGGGCTGATGATGTTTCGCATCCGAGGGCGCCGTCCCGATGATTTGGACTTGATTCCCGGCCGGTTTCGCAAAACGTTCGGTCGAGGCAGTACTCCGCCGCAGTCCCCATCAGGTCACCCGAGCCCCACAGAGCTGCTGGGAAAGCTCAACGAAGTTCACCAGAACGCGATGAACGAAGTCGCAACCCTTGCACCGGAGGTGCTACTCGACGATGTTGAGATGCCCTACGCGGTTTATCCCTGCAAACTCGGTGCGATCCTATTCTGCCCGATGCATGAAACACTTCATGCGGGCCAGATCGGTGTGACCCGCCGCGGGTTGGGCCTGGAGCCCATTCGATGA
- a CDS encoding class I SAM-dependent methyltransferase yields the protein MRTVDESIYDHPKYYDLVFGADVAAETKFILACEHTFGSGKAGWYFEPACGTGRLMYALARRGLDVCGLDLNEKAVRFCNQRLERHSLPAAAIHADMCDFTRQSFAGILPKSRSKFGPVSVAFNTINSFRHVGSEAAARGHLECMADIVRPGGIYLLGVHLTPTSVPPSETESWSARRGHLAINTHMWTIDRDKKKRLEQFGIRFDVHTPSGSFRINDVLRLRSYTPLQMQRLIDASGKWESVATYDFCYDIDDPITVDAATEDVVYVLRRR from the coding sequence ATTCGGACTGTGGATGAGTCCATCTACGACCATCCAAAGTATTACGATTTAGTCTTTGGTGCCGATGTGGCCGCGGAGACCAAGTTTATCTTGGCATGCGAGCATACATTTGGTAGCGGCAAAGCGGGGTGGTACTTCGAACCCGCGTGCGGAACGGGGCGACTCATGTACGCGCTGGCTCGCCGTGGCCTGGACGTTTGCGGACTCGATCTCAATGAGAAAGCGGTTCGATTTTGTAACCAACGCCTGGAGCGGCATTCCCTTCCCGCTGCGGCAATCCACGCTGATATGTGCGACTTCACACGTCAAAGCTTTGCGGGAATTTTGCCAAAGTCGCGCAGCAAGTTTGGTCCCGTCAGTGTGGCATTCAATACGATCAACAGTTTTCGACACGTCGGCAGTGAAGCCGCAGCACGGGGGCACCTCGAGTGCATGGCCGACATTGTCCGGCCAGGGGGAATTTACTTGTTAGGCGTTCATTTAACCCCCACCTCGGTCCCGCCCAGTGAGACCGAAAGCTGGTCCGCCCGCCGGGGCCACTTGGCCATCAATACCCATATGTGGACGATCGACCGGGACAAGAAAAAACGCTTGGAGCAGTTTGGAATTCGCTTTGACGTTCACACCCCCAGCGGCAGCTTCCGCATTAACGATGTACTGCGTTTGCGTAGCTATACACCGTTGCAGATGCAACGTTTGATCGATGCGAGCGGCAAGTGGGAAAGCGTCGCCACCTACGACTTCTGCTATGACATTGATGATCCAATCACGGTGGACGCCGCAACCGAAGACGTCGTCTATGTGCTCCGCAGGCGTTAG
- a CDS encoding DUF1559 domain-containing protein produces the protein MVFQSQRRGRRGFTLVELLVVIAIIGVLVGLLLPAVQAAREAARRMSCSNNMKQLGLAVHNYHSAFNKLPVNGGGTDNKAGGQITSNSNNGNGRRISWLIPILPYIEQQALWQQISNPMDSDGDGTINFPAMGPRAWDRNYTPWMTDIGAYRCPSDPGRGLPAMGRSNYACSYGDGLHYGDAGPLSATGGFYHENQGRAIHSNASLRGFFVFRSAVNGMQGLGNGRSRPAMQFRDVTDGLSNTLMLAEMATHVDPRRTTTDAAVGPGFVPLGNDPGWAQTTGAKDPERPQFWDPSTDTIVEGLNSGYGRGFRWADAAYIYSVVTTILPPNGELVMPNRSDSAWTVAPPSSYHQGGVQVVMGDGAVKFITDSVDSGNQHAQVIWQNNKPGSPSPYGIWGAMGTRNGKEVVDLPF, from the coding sequence ATGGTCTTTCAGAGTCAACGCCGCGGGCGACGCGGCTTCACCCTAGTCGAACTGCTAGTGGTGATTGCAATCATTGGAGTCTTGGTGGGCCTGCTGCTGCCTGCCGTGCAAGCGGCCCGGGAAGCGGCTCGCCGCATGAGTTGCAGTAACAACATGAAACAGCTGGGGTTGGCTGTGCATAATTATCACAGTGCGTTTAACAAATTGCCTGTCAATGGTGGCGGCACGGACAACAAGGCAGGCGGCCAGATTACGTCCAATAGCAACAATGGAAATGGTCGCCGGATTAGCTGGCTGATACCGATTCTGCCGTATATCGAGCAGCAAGCGCTGTGGCAGCAGATCTCCAATCCAATGGATTCCGACGGCGATGGCACCATCAACTTCCCTGCGATGGGGCCGCGGGCTTGGGACCGAAACTACACCCCCTGGATGACGGATATCGGTGCCTATCGTTGCCCGAGCGACCCGGGTCGAGGATTGCCCGCGATGGGACGATCAAACTACGCCTGTAGCTACGGAGACGGATTGCATTACGGTGATGCGGGACCACTGTCGGCTACCGGCGGTTTTTATCATGAGAACCAAGGTCGAGCCATTCATTCCAACGCCTCACTGCGAGGCTTTTTCGTTTTCCGATCTGCCGTCAACGGCATGCAGGGGCTCGGCAATGGGCGGTCACGACCGGCAATGCAGTTTCGCGATGTCACCGATGGACTGAGCAACACGCTGATGCTGGCCGAAATGGCCACGCACGTCGATCCGCGACGTACGACCACCGACGCTGCTGTCGGTCCTGGCTTTGTGCCACTCGGCAACGATCCCGGCTGGGCACAAACCACCGGAGCAAAAGATCCCGAGCGGCCCCAGTTTTGGGACCCCAGCACCGACACCATCGTGGAGGGCTTGAACTCTGGCTATGGACGCGGATTCCGCTGGGCAGACGCTGCCTACATTTACTCAGTCGTCACGACGATTCTGCCTCCTAACGGCGAATTAGTGATGCCGAACCGCTCGGACTCAGCTTGGACCGTTGCTCCCCCTAGCAGCTACCACCAGGGTGGCGTGCAGGTCGTCATGGGTGATGGTGCGGTCAAGTTCATCACCGATAGCGTTGACTCTGGAAATCAACATGCCCAGGTGATTTGGCAGAACAACAAACCCGGCTCCCCATCGCCATACGGTATCTGGGGTGCGATGGGGACTCGCAACGGCAAAGAAGTTGTGGATCTGCCGTTTTAA